One window of the Labilibaculum sp. genome contains the following:
- a CDS encoding HupE/UreJ family protein — MNTILSSFESAFYHLIYFSSFEPFMLLVLFGITFQLKDWKAYFSLLLALVIGSIAGLLLCNFSIINFSGRTVKLILAISILMVGIQNLISGQGSASTIKYNFFALIGIVLGIGINLHYKNVYGSSFSLYPFTGYNLGASVSYFLISFCSLLLSSLLMLIFKTDRKSFNLVITGIGIGIALVLIYLRY, encoded by the coding sequence ATGAACACTATACTATCAAGCTTTGAATCAGCATTTTATCATTTGATTTATTTTTCTTCATTCGAACCTTTTATGCTTTTGGTATTGTTCGGAATCACCTTTCAATTAAAAGACTGGAAAGCATATTTTTCACTTTTACTTGCCTTGGTTATTGGCTCAATTGCTGGACTCCTTCTTTGTAATTTTTCAATCATAAACTTTTCCGGCAGAACCGTCAAATTGATTTTGGCCATCTCAATTCTAATGGTGGGAATTCAAAACCTGATTAGCGGTCAGGGTTCTGCTTCAACCATAAAATATAATTTCTTTGCCTTGATTGGGATTGTTCTTGGAATTGGAATCAACTTACATTATAAAAATGTTTATGGAAGCTCATTCTCTTTATATCCATTTACAGGATATAATCTGGGAGCTTCAGTCTCCTATTTTTTAATTTCATTCTGCAGCCTGCTTTTATCATCATTGCTCATGTTGATTTTTAAAACAGATCGAAAAAGCTTCAATTTGGTAATTACAGGTATAGGTATTGGAATAGCCCTTGTTCTTATTTACTTACGCTATTAG